The following nucleotide sequence is from Coffea eugenioides isolate CCC68of unplaced genomic scaffold, Ceug_1.0 ScVebR1_1775;HRSCAF=2691, whole genome shotgun sequence.
ATGAGGGGGGATAAGAATACTAAATATTTTCatggggaggaggaggaggaacaGAATGTTAAATCTGCAAAGAGAGGATGGCTCTTGAACTGAGAATGAGTAGGAATTAGGTGAGGAAGTAGCAGACTTTTACAGGCAGCTGTTCACTAGTAATTGGAATGGTAGTGCTGAGGAGATCCTTAGGGGTATTCCATCCACCATTACGGCTAGCATGAATGATCAACTGACTAGAGGTGTTGATGAAGAAGAGATCAAAACAGCCCTTTTCTCTATGTCACCTAATAAAGCTCCTAGAATGGATGGTATGTCCCCcatttttttccagaaattctggTGTATTATCAAATATGATGTAGTCCAGGCTACCCAGAGTTTCTTTCATTCCAATTCCATGCCCAGAGCCCTGAATCATACCTTAATTTACCTCATTCCAAAAATTAGAGATCTTGTCAATCTTAAGCACTATAGACCTATTAGCTTGTGTAATGTGCTCTATAAAGTTATTTCCAAAATATTGGCTAATAGGCTAAAAGGTGTGCTCAATGTCTGTATCAGTGAAACCCAGTCTGCATTCATTCCTGGTAGACAGATCCTAGACAATGTTATTATAGCCCATGAATACATGCATTTtatgaaaaacaaaaggcaaggGAAGAAGGGGTACATGGCTGTTAAGCTAGATATGCCTAAACCTTATGATAGAGTTGAGTGGCATTTTTCTGAGGGCCATAATGCAAAAAATGGGATTTAATAACAGGTGGATTAGCTGGAACTAAATGGCGTTGAATGATGAAATGTGTTGAATCAGTTTCTTACTCCTTCAACATAAATGGTGAGGTTAAGGAGTATGTAGAACTAGAAAGACGAATAAGACAGGGTGATCCTCTTTCACCCTATCTCTTCCTACTATGCTCAGAAAGCTTCTCAAGTCTGCTGAAAAGAGCTGAAGAGGAGAAGAAGATAACTGGACTCAAAATTAGCAGGAATGGACCAAGACTAACACAATTATTTTTTGCAGATGATTCCTTAATATTTTGTAAAGCAGACACCAAACATGCTGAGGAGCTGAGAAGGATCTTGGAGGCTTATGAAAAGAGTTCTGGACAGTTGATCAATCTAGGGAAGTCTTCTGTCTTCTTCAGCAAGAACATGGACCATTGCAAAAAACTGGAAGTATGCTGCAGATTGGGAAATATCCAGATGGTTAATCAAGGCAAATATTTGGGACTCCCAATGGTGATAACAAGGACAAAGGACCAAATTTTTGGATTCATCAGAGACAACATCAAAAAGAACTTGGAAAGTTGGAAGCAGAAATTGCTCAGTCAAGCAGGTAAGGAGGTCTTGTTAAAAGCAGTGACTTCAGCAATGCCAACTGCTTTAAACTACCTCTGAAGCTGTGCAAGGAACTCAGTACACTGATGGCAAACTACTGGTAGGGAGACAATAATGGAAAGGACAAGATGCATCTATGCTCCTGGAAGAGAATGGCTCAGAACAAGAATCAAGAAGGACTTGGATTCAAAGACTTGGTCAATTTCAACAAAGCATTGCTTGGAAAGCAGATTTGGAGATTATTATAAACCCAAATCTGCTAATGTCCAAGGTTCTGAAAGCAAAATACTACCCTAATGGCTTCATTTTCAAGTGCAAGTGTCCCCAAAATGCCTCATGGATCTGGCAAAGTCTGATGGGAGTTAAGCAGCATGTGGAGGATGGCACCTGGAGGAAAATTGGGAATGGTCTTAGTACAGGCATTTGGGAGGACAAGTGGATAGTAGGAAACAGACCTAATCACTCAGAAGAGGTGGAATACAGTGTTAGTGCTCAGAACGTTTAATAGTGTGGATGCAGAAAGGATTCTGAGCATTCCAATCAGCTTAGCAGGAAAGGAGGATAGTAACTTCTGGATACATACCTCAACGGGGCATACACAATGAACTTAGGTTATAAGGCACTCATGAAAGATAAGGAAATCCAGGGAAGGAAAGATCAGGAGGATGCTAGTACAAGTATACATAGTACATCAAAGCAAATGTGGTCTTGCCTATGGAAACTAAACATAAAGCATAAGCTGAAGACCTTCATGTGGAAATGCATCAACAATGCTCTTCCAGTCAATGAAGTAATCTTTAATAGGATGAAGAAAGGTGATCCCATTTGTAAAGCATGTGGAGAAGGGGTAGAGACTATGGAACATGCGTTGCTGACCTACTGACAGGCCAAGCAGGTATGGCACATAGCACCTATACAGTGGAAGAGTGCTATGGGAAAACAAGGATGCTTCAAGGCCTGGTGGAATGAAATTGTAGGCACCAGATCTAGGCAGGATGGTGCAGAACATCTTGGTCTAACAGTTAACATTTTATGGCAAGTATGGAAAAGTAGAAATGAGTTGGAATTCAACAACAAACAAAGGCATGCAATGACAACCATACTGAAAGCTCAAGAGGAATGGATAGAGTTCTGCGAAGCATACAAAGACAAAGAACAGATGATCACAGAAGAAACAGCTGCTAACCAAACTCAAAGGATAGAAGTGGAGAATGCAGAGGTGATTAAAGTGAAGATTGCTACACTCAGAAGATCGAACAGTAAGGAGATTGGCATAGGAGTGACTGCTATGACTGAAGGAGATGTGGTTGTTGCGGCTTGGGCAATACATGAAAGAAGCTACAATTGTCCACAATTGGACGAAGTTGAGGCTATTAAGATAGCTATGAGTAAATTAGCAATCAATGGTTGGAGGAAAATCATCATACAGAGCTGCAACAAGCAACTACTTCAGCAAATCCATTCTGGAAATGCATCAAATATCAAGCTGCATACTCTAGTTGAGGACATTCTTAGCTTGAA
It contains:
- the LOC113755813 gene encoding uncharacterized protein LOC113755813 produces the protein MLLEENGSEQESRRTWIQRLGQFQQSIAWKADLEIIINPNLLMSKVLKAKYYPNGFIFKCKCPQNASWIWQSLMGVKQHVEDGTWRKIGNGLSTGIWEDKWIVGNRPNHSEEVEYSVSAQNV